The genomic window TGGATGCGGCATCAACCTAATTGGAGCAAACCGCTTGGTACTTTTTGATCCCGATTGGAACCCTGCCGCCGACCAGCAAGCATTAGCCCGAGTCTGGCGTGATGGCCAGAAGAAAGACTGCTTCGTTTATCGTTTCATTGCAACTGGTACGATAGAGGAGAAGATCTTTCAACGTCAATCGCACAAGCAAAGTTTGTCATCTTGTGTTGTTGACTCGGCGGAAGATGTTGAAAGGCATTTCTCCCTTGACAGTCTCCGAGAGCTATTCCAGTATCGCCCAAATACCACAAGCGACACGCATGACACGTTTAAATGCAAGAGATGCAAGCCAAATGGCAAGCAGCACGTAAAGGCTCCAGCAACCCTGTACGGAGACACAAGCACCTGGAATCACTTTGTCAATACATGTCTACAGTCCATTCAAGATCTGCTTTTGAGGCAGGAACATGGTCTGGGGCAAGTTTCAGCGGTTTTCCAGTATATATCACACTAGCCAGTCGACAGTAATTACTATAATACTAATGAACATTCATGATGGGGCTGTATTGTGTCATAGATCGTCTGGACGGGACCCTGGGTGCCACAAACGTATTGGCATGATATTATCGTAGTACGGGGCACGTGGCCCGACCCACAGACGCGAACTCTGCACTTTGAGCAAACTTTCTGTGGCCAGTCTCTTTGGGTGAGCTGTCTTATGACTGGCAACTTCAAGGCATGTGCATCGCCATATATTAGCACATTCGGCATATCGGAGCAAGCCATCATCGCACTTGGTTCGGAGCATAGACAGCGAAAGGCGATCATCGTACTGCAGCAGGCTTGCATCGTTTTCTTGAGTGTACTCACTTCCCTGACCACCTGATTCCTGAAGTGCGTCCGTATTATGCGGAGAGAATATCCAATACTACGCCACGTCAACCAAATCCAACCAAGAAGTTCGCTATCCAGTACGGGCAGTCCATGAAGATTCAAACACAATGGCAGGCCAGGAAGCACACCAGCAAAATATGTCGAATTTCTCGGCTTATTATCTACAACAGCTCACACAAGAATTATCAGACGACATTGACAAATTGAGAGCTGCAGACGACTTTAAGCCCGAATCTGTGTCTTTTTTGGTTCATGCCCTCCGACAGGGTGCTTCGCAGTTTCTGACTGAGGACCGGAGTGTTACGGTACCTGGAAATCATTCCCAACAAACCTCAAACAATTGACACGGCCCGTCGTTGATATTTATTCGCCTGCAACAACCACCAGGCACTGTGTCCCTGTTTCTCATCAGCCCAACTGTTGGGTCACTTAGCTGGATTGCTCTACCTGGCCATGAATCAACCTCACATGCCGCAGGATGGACGTTTTCGTGAGGGAAGCCGGTTTTATTGTTGTACATGCTATTTATTAGCCCAGCAGTTAATCATTCCGATCCAATCACGTCAGTGTGATATTGAATCAAGAAACCGTCATGGGACAATGAATGACATATGTTGGCAGGAGACGTAATTCTGTCACGGGAATGCGAAGTACATCACTGAAAATactggcaacattgacgaTAGATATTGACTCTCTCCATATTACAGTAAATGGTTTCTATCTGCACACCCAAAATCATACCGCGCTATTCATCAACAGGAAACCACCAGTAAGATGGCCTGCAACTCAGAATGGGTATCATAATAACATTCCACAAAGTCAGCGTCAATACAGCCCGTGACCCAGAATGAATACTCCAACACGGATCCAGGACCCATATAGTAATATATCCCAGATGTGTTCCAACAATGCCAAGAGATACTGACAACTCTACATATCCCTTGCGAGCAACAAGCTTATGAGGCGCAGATCTCCTGGGTGATTACCCACAAAGTGCTGTTTTCTGCGTACCTTGCACACCTGCGCGCTGCTCCCTATGTGTTGCCCAACCTTTAATGGCTAGTACGAAAATCTCCCAGGCCATTAACAATCCTACCAGTCCCATTGTGATTGTATACATGAACATGGCATCCAAATGATAGTGAATCATGCCATCGATAGTGTCCGAGCTCTGAACCCGGTTGGTCAGCTTTCCATGATTTGCAGTATTTTCGTTTATTAGCAGCATTTACTTACACTAGCCATGAAAATAATTCCGCCCGCGATGAGGCCAAAGGACGTCAATAGCTCCGTAGGTGGGCGAGACGGCAGGACAGACTTGGGCGGTCGGAGGAACAAAAGAAAGTAGGTCAATACCCTGGCGAACGAAGCCCCCAATAACAAATCGCCCCATTGTTTATGTACCATTGTCGATATCTCGGTTTCTTGGTGATGAGAGCTCATCATGATACCAAGTAGCAGAATGACGAGTGCCGGTATGGGGTTGAGGGAAAATTGGTATGTATCAGGGGATTTCCATTTCTTCATGGCTTCTTCGTCTGGTACATTTTCCGGGGCTGTATCTGCTGCGGTTGTATTCAGGAGACTCCTGATAGTAGACGACTCGATAAGCATACCGCACTATTACATCGTTAGTCACACAGCCTCGAGGGAGGTAAAGCACTTGCAGGAATCCGGAACCAGCAGCCGTGTGTGTTTGAGGCGGCACAGTCGTTTGAGGCAAGTGGAAAGCTTCACACCAGACTTACCATTCCTCCTCCTAAGAAGAGCACAGTAATAGCCAAATGCTCCAGATCTTGGGAGCTCCATTCGCCACCCCAATTTCCCAAGTGCTCTAAAAAGATGTTTGTAGATCCGTAAAAGAAAATCAGGGCACTCTCAACGAACTCTGCCGATGGACACCAGCGTTTCTCGTGAAAATTGATGGGTCTGAGATTCCACGCCCAACCCACGTCCGCGAAACTTCCCGACCAGCGGCCCAAAGAAAATAGACCAAGCCAAAAGAACACTCCTCCCTTGATCCAGTGTGCCAATCCACTGAATACCGCATTTCCTTCCTATGTTGCGCACAGTGCATTAGATTGGAGCTTCTTCGAAGGCCAAGGTGGCAAACCCAGGGGTATACTCACGAAAAAGCGCCCAAAGGTTATGATGCCCGTAGTCAGCGCGATAAACCCAAATGGCAGAATTATCCGATCTGTAACTCTGTACACGAAATCAAGATATACCCATATACGTGATGAGATGGCACGTATTGTTTTTCCTGGTATTGAGTTCTGCGACAAGAATGGCATCTCGGCGGATTCAAGGGAATCCTCTTCAGCCTCACTGCCCTCGAAATCCTTTCGTTGGTCGTTTAAGGACATGTCTTCCCCGTCCAACGTCGAAACAGAATTGCTTCGGAGCGACTCTGTTCCAGGTTCCGTCCCTTGGCCACTATCGTTTGACAAGCGATTTTCTCCATCCTGGTACTGCATAAGTACCCGTTGCCAGTAATTCGTGTGAGAAACAGAACTGCGTCCACCTGAACTACGGCATCTTCGTCCCGCCATAGCACCTACTTGTCGCCCGACCAAGTGTATCAAGACCTGCGCAAACATGACGGCCGTAATAATCCAGCCAATTTTGTGATGGGCATTGTTTGGGTACAAATCTTGAGTCTGGGAGTTGTACATGACGCCCAACGAGACGCCAAAGGCATTAACGGCAAGAAAGGCAAACTGTACCGCCAGAGCTACCTGAGAATGCGCGATGGAGAGCATGACGGCTAAGTGATTGCACGAGAATTAGCACTGAGAATTTCAGGAGGCTCTGCAGGACGGGGAAACTCGTGTCTCGGCCTTCTGTCCCAGTCCCAGGCAACTCCAGGGAGTGAAAGGGCGTTTTCAAATATGTACTCACCAACGGGCAAAACGAACACCCAGCCTATCACCATTAATGAGATGTGACCATAGATCAGACCCCGGCTATTGGAAGTTCCAAAGTATGTTGGAGGATAATCGGATCCATGCACTGCCATGGTATGATTCCCACCGTGTTCGGGTTTCATTTCTACGTGGGCATGAACTATTccgacaaggagaagaacaTTAGCCACAAGACGGCCTGTGGAGGCAAAATAAGAAGCAGCGGGTAGCGACATTTGGCGAGGTTATTCCGGGTGCAACACCGGCAACTAATTCGAGACGATGGCTCAGGCGTCGTGTTTAGACGTATGAGGAATATTTGAACCGTTTATTCGGCCGTAGCCGCCAAGGCTGGGGAAATTTTTGTGCCAAGCGTATCAGAGATTAAGAGCAGTAAAGAATCCCAGAGGACGGCAGTTCACAACATCAACACGAATCCCTACGAAAGAGCATGGCAGGAACGGTGACTGGCAGATTGGTTGGGTGGAAATGAAACGAAGTGGTCACTGGTTTGGGTAGCCTTGCGACTTATACGCCAGCAAAACAACGTCATTGACGGTAGGTAGGCTTCACTCCCGTGGGCGCCGAACCGAAGTTGGTTACAATAACGAAGCACTACGATCAATCACACATCGCTTAGCAAGCAGCAGGGGGGTTGGATCATTAGGatgagaaagaaaaaaagaagcgcACCCGCTTCCTCCGAAGCTTCCGAGCTTGACTCCTGTCATAATGCAACTTGCGGTCAGCGGagctctacggagtagtgagGTACTCGATGTATGTATTTATTGTATGCAGGAGACCAGGCATAGTAGGGTTTTAGGATACTGCAGTGGGGACAGCCGGGCTTCCGGTGGCACGGCTCCTGCCAGCTATGACAACACCCGACAGCACCTGACAGCACCTGACAGCACCTGACCAAGTGAACGCATGTGCAGCCATGGATCTCCCCAGACTCTATACACTTGGAGTTTAACTCAGCCCAAATGCTCAAGGTTGTTCGGATGGGTGGGCGGACGCTAGCTGCCTTACCAGTGTGTGTGTGTCGCCCATGATCAGGCAAtcagggtccagatgtcgttcTGTGAGCGGCACTTCAGGTGGCGCGGCAGCCAATCCCCTCATACACATGACCGAACATTACGTTGCTTTTACCATTTGCTTTGATAACGTGCATCCGTGCAACCCGGTGTCCATCGCTCTTTGCTCCGCAGTCTTCACCGAGTTGTCACTTTAGTGTCAACTACAGTGCGAAGGTACGGGATAGGCATCACCAATCATTTTCACAGGCAGGTGCATGCACCTCGTGTGGTTGGGTGAGATTTGAGAACATATCCAAGTACCTAAGCAGGTAGCTTCCAATATTTGAAGCCACCGCGAGAGCCTTATGAATATGACGCGAATAGAGTCAAAACCTACCGAGACCTCATGCTCACGTTAGGTACAGTTCGTGGACGCGTTGGCATTGCATTCTAGCTTTCAGCCACACACACCTTTGGTTCAGGGTATTCACCACCTGCCGCACCTGCCAGCCTCGGTGGCGCTTACAACCTTCAGACCAGACCCCAAATGCTCTACCCGCTGGAGACTACTACAAGTGGCTCATCCacttagtcgctgacgggtcGTACTTTGGTTGACGGCATCTGACatcggaacattgaaccttcATCAGACAGGGTCCCTCAGCAGGTGACTGATGGCCCCAGCACTAGCCAGTGTCAAGAAGTAGACCCCAAGTCCCGACGATTCCGCCACACGTCAACACACCAGCGTCATATTTCAAAAGTCTCTACCCTACTCTAGGTGCTTGAAGGTAGGTAGTGGGCAGCTAATTCCACATACCTTCTGACGTCATCCAACTAGgtatttatacttaaatCTAGTGCTTGTTTTGCTGTTCTGCCCTCTTTTTAGGGGGCAGGGGGGGAGGACAAGACCGGTAGAGCTCGACAAAGACGCACGATGAATGgctacctacttaggtacctaggtaggcaggtATTATGCATACTCAAGTACATATTATTGATTACCGAACTTCGAGTTCACCAGCCACATTATTCCCAAGTACGGAACGGCCCTTCCTGCCGGCGTGACTATTTCAGCGGACAATACATACTGCAAGCCCGAAACTTGGGTCTTGAAGCACATGGCAAAGTAGGATACCGTTGCAAACACTTCCCAACCACTGAAATATGAAAGCACTGGCTACCCAATGTCAGCAATCTGAATAATTATACATATATTGAGCAAGTAGTCTCGATACCCCATGGCGATACACCCCAGTCCGCTTCATGTATTCCGACGACACCTTATAAAATGACACCACCATCTTTAACCCCAATTAGAACTTGTCAAAGTGTTGACTTTTCTCGGTTCACCTGCCACAAGTCGCGGCCATGTTTAATGACTATGCCGTCGCTGGCGAGCTTTTCAAGAATTTGCAAAACGCCGTTACATGCCGCTTGGTGGAGTGCATCAGGAACGTCACTATAGATGATTTTGACAAGATCCATGGCAGACCATCTCGTGCCATTGGCATCTATTCCATCATTACCCCCCCGCATGGTTTGCAGAACCTGGTCCACTCTCTGTTGCCGGTGCTCAATATACTCGGTAATTTTGCCTGGGCCGTCCTCCACGaccgggccatggccaggatACGCCCTTCCGGAGAACAATTGTCGCATTTGGTGAAGGCTGCGCAAATACTCCGACATATCCTCAAACACAGCGGTACCTTGCCCAAGCACATTATCGGCTGTAAACATGGCGTCCTCCTCAGCCAGCACAAAGACCATATGGTCCTTGGTATGACCCGGTGTGTGAATGGCGGTTAAGCTGACGCCATCGACGTGAAATTTTTGGCCGTCCACAATTCCTTTGTGCCCCAGTTCGGGGTCATGCTTGTAAATAGCCGCACCTGGGGCTGTTGAAAGGACATCAGCAATGCCGCCAGTGTGGTCGTGATGCCAATGAGATATGAGTACCGTATCTACTGTCGCCCTCTCCTCGGCCAGGGTTGACTTGAGAGAGGCTATCCAAGCTGGTCGACCTTCTCCTGTGTCAATCAGAATACGACGGGCGCCACGCCCGAGTAGATATGTATTCGTCCCCTGGAGTGTGAATTTACCAGGGTTCCCCCCGAGAATGCGAATACATAGAGGACTGAGCCGTTCAACAGCTGGGAGGGGAGTCAGTTGAGTAGCCATGGTTCTAAATAGACCTTGTGTCCACATTCAGAGTTCGAAGGAAACAAGGCGTTGATGCCAGCTGATGTCAGTGATGAGACCTAGTAGAATAGAGAAACAAATATGATCTGTGTGTGCAACTTCATGCATTTGGAATATAGTTACTGTAGAGTTTACGGGAAACGTGCATTACTTTCTCAGCTTAATGAAAGATGATTGTGTTATTGGTATTCCGTGCTGGTAAAGGGCGGGGCATTGATTCATTCTACCTCGGCTCGAGTGTTCCTCGCAGGCGAATCAGAGGCACCCCTCCTAAGCCAGATCTTCACTTCATCACGCTGACACTCGGCCAAGGATTCCAAAAGTGTCAATGGTCTCGTTTTCTccctctttttctcttttctttttttctttttttcgtcttgaGACACTCTATAAAGAACTCCTGCCTCGCGACATACTCgataatattaaaaaattccAACTAATGATCCTACAAACATCGGCATCGCGAGCACGGGGTGTTCAGACCTCGGAGACTGAAAACATTTCGAGATTATTTATATCTCGCCACACTTTCGACGGTCAGAAAGCAAGGAATCCACCCCTGTCACCTCTAATTAGAAGATCAGCCTCTGTGCTGAACGCAATTACATCGACTACTGCTTGGCATGTATCTGGCGGCTCCAGGCGCCCGCCGCATCTCAGCTCTCTCTAACATCATCCTTCACTGCCAGATTTCAAATGTCTACCGACTTTTGGGCCGGCTACCTAAGCGGGGCAGTCGGCATCCTAGTTGGCAACCCACTCGATATCATCAAAGTTCAACTACAAGCTGGTAATACTCTCGTCAATGGCACGAGGCTCCAGGGTACCACGGCTCTGGTGACGGGGATAGCGGCTCCAGTTATTGGATATGGTGCGCTAAATGCCCTGCTCTTCGTATCCTACAATCGTTCCGAAAGTATTCTTCAAAAAGCCATCGGTTCAGGCTCAGACAAGAGCCTATGCGCGACATGGTTTGCAGGAGCAGTAGGTGGGCTTGCTACCTGGGTAGTGAGTGCTCCAACCGAACTTGTCAAATGTCGTGCTCAGATGTCAGCATCATCTGAGAGCAGCTGGAGCATTGCACGCAACGTATGGAAGAGGGAAGGGCTTCACGGTTTCTACCTGGGCGGTGTGGTTACGGCACTTAGAGACAGTATAGGATACGGGTTCTACTTCTGGTCCTATGAACTAGCGAATAGGCATTGGCCCTCCAGCATCCAAACTGAAACTCCATCCCTACGCCAGGAGGCCCCTAAGATCCTGCTATGCGGGGGACTTGCAGGAATCGTCACCTGGGCAAGTGTATTCCCCCTGGATTCAATCAAAACCCGAGTCCAGACTCAGCAATCAATCGTACATCCCCAAGCTGCTTCAATCAAAAACCGCCCTGATTCGGAGGGCTTCCAGTCGACGAAACGGCTTGGCTCGCTAGATGTTGTTAGAACTATGGCTAGGGAAGGAGGGCTGCCTATATTCTTCCGCGGCTTAACTGTTTGCAGCATTCGTGCCTTCGTCGTCAATGCAGTACAGTGGGCTGTGTATGAATGGGTTATGGTGGAGTTTTGCAGAGATTACAAAACGAGAAGAATAGAACATAGAAGCAGTATGACTGTTGATGAACGCTGAAAACCCCTCGAGATAGTGCGAATACACCTGCGTCCTGCCGTGTTGCTACAGAAAGAGTTGTCCGCCTCGACGAGACTTCCGTAGGCGAACGGCATGGTTCGACCACATGCGACCATTTGTTGGTTTTTGAATAAAACGACGGGATAGTGACTCGGTTAGTTGGGGCCCGACGTATGATTGTCGACAGTGACTGGCAGTCGCGTGGGCACAATATCGCAAGAATGTGCTGCATGCTGGGATACTGGGCCCATGCGGCACATTTAGCCAGAGTGCTTTGGTTTACGCCAACGCCCTGCCGTCATTCCCAGAGGTTGCGGGTGCTCTAAACTCTGATCTCAGATAGGCGTCTTCCATAttggcagcagctgcagctacCAAGGTGGCCTC from Metarhizium brunneum chromosome 2, complete sequence includes these protein-coding regions:
- the MCATL gene encoding Mitochondrial basic amino acids transporter, whose protein sequence is MSTDFWAGYLSGAVGILVGNPLDIIKVQLQAGNTLVNGTRLQGTTALVTGIAAPVIGYGALNALLFVSYNRSESILQKAIGSGSDKSLCATWFAGAVGGLATWVVSAPTELVKCRAQMSASSESSWSIARNVWKREGLHGFYLGGVVTALRDSIGYGFYFWSYELANRHWPSSIQTETPSLRQEAPKILLCGGLAGIVTWASVFPLDSIKTRVQTQQSIVHPQAASIKNRPDSEGFQSTKRLGSLDVVRTMAREGGLPIFFRGLTVCSIRAFVVNAVQWAVYEWVMVEFCRDYKTRRIEHRSSMTVDER
- the aptB gene encoding Lactamase-like protein aptB, which codes for MATQLTPLPAVERLSPLCIRILGGNPGKFTLQGTNTYLLGRGARRILIDTGEGRPAWIASLKSTLAEERATVDTVLISHWHHDHTGGIADVLSTAPGAAIYKHDPELGHKGIVDGQKFHVDGVSLTAIHTPGHTKDHMVFVLAEEDAMFTADNVLGQGTAVFEDMSEYLRSLHQMRQLFSGRAYPGHGPVVEDGPGKITEYIEHRQQRVDQVLQTMRGGNDGIDANGTRWSAMDLVKIIYSDVPDALHQAACNGVLQILEKLASDGIVIKHGRDLWQVNREKSTL